The Danio aesculapii chromosome 8, fDanAes4.1, whole genome shotgun sequence genome window below encodes:
- the smim24 gene encoding small integral membrane protein 24, producing MFHLKNIAAFIILSACVCQAQAGGQRATSDTGKVTLQPWLVGLAAVVGFLFIVFVALIIQRLFFKKDKSEKAEKHGFYENIPAGLEAHEETKQTNF from the exons ATGTTTCATCTGAAGAATATCGCTGCCTTCATAATACTCTCTGCCTGCGTTTGTCAAGCTCAAGCTG GTGGCCAACGGGCGACATCAGACACAGGAAAAGTCACATTACAGCCATGGCTGGTGGGACTGGCAGCCGTTGTTGGGTTTCTCTTTATCGTCTTCGTCGCCCTCATCATTCAAAGACTCTTTTTCAAGAAAGACAA AAGTGAGAAAGCAGAGAAGCATGGATTTTATGAAAACATACCGGCTGGTCTGGAGGCACATGAGGAGACCAAGCAGACCAATTTCTAA